In one Drosophila pseudoobscura strain MV-25-SWS-2005 chromosome X, UCI_Dpse_MV25, whole genome shotgun sequence genomic region, the following are encoded:
- the Mob2 gene encoding MOB kinase activator-like 2 isoform X3 gives MKETLSSKVPTTRTVGVTFDSVSESKSKLKSGSVQGTTATATGPPSPPSSYVIKCLLKTARFMWQVTTIPAKIGDTLGTLYRYAQDSVDTFLCVAGKARRKERDGDQNSTDTKLYLEESVLERKLPEADLKALVDLPAGLDYNEWLASHTLALFEHVNLVYGTISEFCTQSGCADMTGPGNRTYLWFDEKGKKTRVAAPQYIDYVMTFTQKTVSDESIFPTKYANEFPGSFESIARKILRLQFHVIAHLYAAHFREIALLGLHTHLNLTFAHLTALHRRFNLIDEKETDVLRDLEVALRLTDDTSGQDSSSSVHEHSSSSSSPPVVAATATAAGASGCTEQHQQHQHQQQHNNSSSTSNSTSPAEALHVNSQSNSHSNSHTTTASASASLIDGDSAAPPICTQPEAGAGCKPAGSSGLLGGILGDLTSGEFGDTTRYCTSAVPQAAASSSASAAGPGADGAASAALNNGAGALHLNFSNNNNNNHNLNHLNHHHHHHHHQHHHQHHPHGHHGHQGHQGHQGHQGHQGHHQAPASTTVPHSGLIQCNAAGAVGASAGGGGNAVSAATGGATSASSTA, from the exons atgaaagaaactCTAAGCTCAAAGGTGCCAACAACACGAACAGTGGGAGTAACATTCGATTCCGTATCGGAATCAAAGTCAAAGCTAAAGAGTGGTTCGGTCCAAgggacaacagcaacagcaacagggcCACCGTCACCGCCCTCCTCATATGTGATTAAATGTCTATTGAAAACGGCGCGTTTTATGTGGCAAGTGACAACAATACCCGCCAAAATCGGTGATACCCTGGGCACCCTGTACCGCTATGCGCAGGACTCTGTCGACACCTTTCTCTGCGTAGCTGG CAAGGCCCGTCGCAAAGAACGCGATGGCGATCAAAATTCAACAGACACCAAACTGTATTTGGAGGAGAGTGTCCTAGAACGTAAATTACCTGAAGCTGATCTCAAAGCCTTGGTGGATCTACCCGCAGGCTTGGACTACAATGAATGGCTGGCGTCACACA CCCTGGCTCTCTTCGAGCATGTAAATCTGGTATACGGAACTATTAGTGAATTTTGTACACAATCCGGTTGCGCAGACATGACTGGACCTGGCAACAG AACGTACTTATGGTTCGACGAGAAGGGCAAGAAGACGCGCGTGGCGGCGCCCCAGTACATCGACTACGTGATGACGTTCACGCAGAAGACGGTCAGCGATGAGTCGATATTCCCAACCAAATACGCGAACGAGTTCCCCGGCTCGTTCGAGTCGATCGCGCGGAAGATCCTACGCTTGCAATTCCATGTGATAGCGCATCTGTATGCGGCGCATTTCCGAGAAATCGCGCTGCTCGGCTTGCACACCCATCTAAATCTGACCTTTGCGCACCTCACCGCCCTGCATCGGCGCTTCAACCTGATCGACGAGAAGGAGACGGATGTGCTGCGCGATCTGGAGGTTGCATTGCGCCTCACCGACGACACCAGCGGCCAGGACTCGTCCTCGTCGGTGCACGagcactcctcctcctcatcctcgccGCCAGTCGtcgcagccacagcaacagccgctGGTGCCTCCGGCTGCACcgagcagcatcagcagcatcagcatcagcagcagcacaacaatagcagcagcaccagcaacagcacctCCCCCGCGGAGGCGCTGCACGTCAATTCAcaaagcaacagccacagcaacagccacaccACAACCGCCTCGGCGTCAGCCTCCCTCATCGACGGGGACTCTGCGGCGCCGCCCATCTGCACCCAGCCGGAGGCGGGAGCGGGCTGCAAGCCGGCCGGCAGCAGTGGCCTGCTGGGCGGCATACTGGGCGACCTGACCAGCGGCGAATTCGGTGATACTACGCGGTACTGCACCTCGGCGGTTCCACAGGCGGCGGCGTCGTCGTCAGCGTCTGCGGCGGGACCAGGAGCGGACGGCGCTGCCTCAGCGGCCCTGAACAATGGCGCGGGCGCATTACATTTAAACTTTagcaacaataataacaataaccaCAATCTGAACCACTTGaaccatcaccaccaccatcaccaccaccagcaccatcaccagcaccaCCCACACGGGCATCACGGCCACCAGGGCCACCAGGGCCACCAAGGCCACCAAGGCCACCAGGGGCATCATCAGGCGCCGGCGTCCACAACTGTGCCGCACAGTGGCCTCATACAGTGCAATGCGGCGGGCGCTGTGGGTGCGTCCGCAGGCGGTGGTGGCAATGCGGTGAGTGCCGCCACCGGGGGTGCCACATCCGCGTCCTCAACGGCATAG
- the Fuca gene encoding putative alpha-L-fucosidase, whose product MGLVTRFGFPVWMVVVGLGLVSWRSDAAQGMAPRTRYEPNWASLDQRPLPRWYDEAKVGIFLHYGVYSVPSFGSEWFWHNWLNLRTPEYIQFMQRNYKPDFTYQEFADEFTAELFNATQWALLFKDSGARYVVLTSKHHDGFTLWPSKHSFSWNSMDVGPKRDIVKELAAAVRGVSDLKFGLYYSLFEWFNRLWIDDKLHLLMQQHFVDQKVRPEQLDLVQEYLPEIIWSDGDWEAPAKYWKSEQFIAWLYNDSPVRDTVVTNDRWGMGTACKHGDFYNCADRFNPGVLQSHKWENAFTLERSSWGQRFDVSLSNFMSTKDLIKEIVTTVSCNGNVLINVGPTKYGTILPIFEERLRDMGRWLKINGEGIYGSVPWIYQNDTETPNVWYTRGQQAESNSSIAIYAFVLDYPYDTNELDIHPLGKEVTISRNVHLTGLDFGTNGEVLTKQTTKVVMLGMGNTKVQWTSSHNKLHVKFPPKNHMDKRGLDYAWTLKITIA is encoded by the exons ATGGGGCTTGTAACACGATTTGGATTCCCCGTTTGGATGGTGGtcgtggggctggggctggtttCATGGCGATCGGATGCGGCGCAAGGGATGGCCCCGCGTACCCGCTACGAGCCGAATTGGGCCAGTCTGGACCAGCGGCCCCTGCCCCGTTGGTATGATGAGGCCAAAGTGGGCATTTTTTTGCACTACGGCGTATATTCGGTGCCGAGCTTCGGCTCCGAATGGTTCTGGCATAATTGGTTAA ATCTGCGCACACCGGAGTACATACAATTCATGCAGCGCAATTACAAGCCGGACTTCACTTATCAGGAATTCGCAGACGAATTCACAGCGGAGCTATTCAATGCCACACAATGGGCGTTGCTGTTCAAAGATAGCGGAGCCAG ATACGTTGTGCTCACCAGCAAGCATCACGACGGCTTCACCCTGTGGCCCTCGAAGCACAGCTTCAGCTGGAACTCCATGGATGTGGGCCCCAAGCGCGATATAGTCA AGGAACTTGCGGCGGCCGTTCGCGGTGTTTCGGATCTGAAGTTCGGCCTGTACTATTCCCTCTTCGAGTGGTTCAACCGCCTGTGGATCGACGACAAGTTGCATCTCTTGATGCAGCAGCATTTCGTGGATCAGAAGGTGCGGCCCGAGCAGTTGGACCTGGTGCAGGAGTATCTGCCGGAGATCATTTGGTCCGACGGCGACTGGGAGGCCCCGGCCAAATACTGGAAGTCCGAGCAGTTCATTGCCTGGCTCTACAACGACAGTCCCGTGCGGGACACAGTCGTGACCAACGATCGCTGGGGCATGGGCACGGCCTGCAAGCACGGAGACTTCTACAACTGCGCTGATCGGTTCAATCCGGGCGTGCTGCAGTCCCACAAATGGGAGAATGCCTTCACCCTGGAGCGCAGCAGCTGGGGCCAACGCTTCGACGTCAGTCTGTCCAACTTCATGAGCACCAAGGATCTTATAAAGG AGATCGTCACCACTGTGAGCTGCAACGGCAACGTCCTGATCAACGTGGGACCCACCAAATATGGCACCATCCTGCCGATATTTGAGGAGCGCCTGCGCGACATGGGTCGCTGGCTAAAGATCAACGGCGAGGGCATCTATGGCAGCGTGCCATGGATCTATCAGAACGACACCGAGACTCCAAACGTGTGGTACACCCGTGGCCAGCAGGCTGAGTCCAATAGCAGCATCGCCATCTACGCCTTCGTACTGGACTATCCGTACGACACCAACGAATTGGACATCCATCCGCTGGGCAAGGAGGTCACCATATCCCGGAATGTCCACTTAACCGGCCTCGACTTTGGCACTAACGGGGAGGTCCTGACCAAACAGACCACCAAAGTTGTCATGCTGGGCATGGGGAACACCAAAGTTCAG TGGACCTCGAGCCATAACAAGTTGCACGTCAAGTTTCCCCCCAAGAACCACATGGATAAGCGGGGCCTTGACTACGCCTGGACATTGAAGATAACCATAGCATAA
- the LOC6900756 gene encoding salivary glue protein Sgs-3-like — MKLTIAIIASILLISLADLATGSSCGCTEPTTPKPCTTTPEPCSPTPKPCSPTTPKTTTAEPTTPKITTTCSTAKPTKPTKPTKPTKPTKPTEPTKPTKPTKPTKPTKPTKPTKPTKPTKPTKPTKPTEPTKPTKPTKPTKPTKPTKPTKKPSCGSCGPGGDACHGCPSQEKLCQELINTVRILERKIRQCVCGQKDWTL; from the exons ATGAAGCTGACCATTGCCATTATCG CGAGCATCCTGCTCATCAGCTTGGCCGATCTTGCCACTGGCTCGTCGTGTGGATGCACGGAACCAACAACACCAAAGCCATGCACGACAACACCAGAGCCATGCTCTCCAACACCAAAGCCATGCTCTCCAACAACTCCCAAGACAACAACTGCCGAGCCAACAACTCCCAAGATAACAACCACTTGCAGCACTGCAAAACCCACCAAGCCGACAAAACCCACCAAGCCGACAAAACCCACCAAGCCGACAGAACCCACCAAGCCGACAAAACCCACCAAGCCGACAAAGCCCACCAAGCCGACAAAACCCACCAAGCCGACAAAACCCACCAAGCCGACAAAACCCACCAAGCCGACAGAACCCACCAAGCCGACAAAACCCACCAAGCCGACTAAACCCACCAAGCCGACAAAACCCACCAAGAAGCCTTCATGCGGCTCCTGCGGTCCCGGTGGTGATGCCTGCCACGGATGCCCATCCCAGGAGAAGCTCTGCCAGGAGCTGATCAACACTGTGCGCATCCTTGAGCGCAAGATCCGCCAGTGCGTGTGCGGTCAAAAGGATTGGACGTTGTAA
- the LOC6900754 gene encoding salivary glue protein Sgs-3-like — MKTTVACAIASILLISLADLATGSACGCTEPTTTPEPCTTTPEPCTTTPEPCTTTPEPCTTTPEPCTTTPEPCRTTPEPCTTTPKPTTTPKPTTTPKPTTTPKPTTTRKPTTTPKPTTTRKPTTTPKPTTTPKPTTTRKPTTTRRTTEATKPTTTTKKPPHSCCSCGPGGNDCAGCPPREYLCQELINSVRNLEQRIRQCVCGQASWLL; from the exons ATGAAGACCACCGTTGCATGCGCCATTG CGAGCATCCTGCTCATCAGCTTGGCCGATCTGGCCACTGGATCGGCGTGTGGATGCACggaaccaacaacaacacccgAGCCATGCACGACAACACCCGAGCCATGCACGACAACACCCGAGCCATGCACGACAACACCCGAGCCATGCACGACAACACCCGAGCCATGCACGACAACACCCGAGCCATGCAGGACAACACCCGAGCCATGCACGACAACTCCTAAGCCAACAACCACTCCCAAGCCAACAACCACTCCCAAGCCAACAACCACTCCCAAGCCAACAACAACTCGCaagccaacaacaactccCAAGCCAACAACCACTCGCAAGCCAACAACCACTCCCaagccaacaacaactccTAAGCCAACAACCACTCGCAAGCCAACAACCACTCGCAGGACTACAGAAGCCACCAAGCCGACAACAACCACCAAGAAGCCACCGCATTCATGCTGCTCCTGCGGACCCGGTGGCAACGACTGCGCGGGCTGCCCGCCCAGGGAGTACCTCTGCCAGGAGCTGATCAACTCTGTGCGCAACCTCGAGCAAAGGATCCGCCAGTGCGTGTGCGGACAGGCCAGCTGGCTGCTCTAA
- the Mob2 gene encoding MOB kinase activator-like 2 isoform X4 encodes MGKARRKERDGDQNSTDTKLYLEESVLERKLPEADLKALVDLPAGLDYNEWLASHTLALFEHVNLVYGTISEFCTQSGCADMTGPGNRTYLWFDEKGKKTRVAAPQYIDYVMTFTQKTVSDESIFPTKYANEFPGSFESIARKILRLQFHVIAHLYAAHFREIALLGLHTHLNLTFAHLTALHRRFNLIDEKETDVLRDLEVALRLTDDTSGQDSSSSVHEHSSSSSSPPVVAATATAAGASGCTEQHQQHQHQQQHNNSSSTSNSTSPAEALHVNSQSNSHSNSHTTTASASASLIDGDSAAPPICTQPEAGAGCKPAGSSGLLGGILGDLTSGEFGDTTRYCTSAVPQAAASSSASAAGPGADGAASAALNNGAGALHLNFSNNNNNNHNLNHLNHHHHHHHHQHHHQHHPHGHHGHQGHQGHQGHQGHQGHHQAPASTTVPHSGLIQCNAAGAVGASAGGGGNAVSAATGGATSASSTA; translated from the exons CAAGGCCCGTCGCAAAGAACGCGATGGCGATCAAAATTCAACAGACACCAAACTGTATTTGGAGGAGAGTGTCCTAGAACGTAAATTACCTGAAGCTGATCTCAAAGCCTTGGTGGATCTACCCGCAGGCTTGGACTACAATGAATGGCTGGCGTCACACA CCCTGGCTCTCTTCGAGCATGTAAATCTGGTATACGGAACTATTAGTGAATTTTGTACACAATCCGGTTGCGCAGACATGACTGGACCTGGCAACAG AACGTACTTATGGTTCGACGAGAAGGGCAAGAAGACGCGCGTGGCGGCGCCCCAGTACATCGACTACGTGATGACGTTCACGCAGAAGACGGTCAGCGATGAGTCGATATTCCCAACCAAATACGCGAACGAGTTCCCCGGCTCGTTCGAGTCGATCGCGCGGAAGATCCTACGCTTGCAATTCCATGTGATAGCGCATCTGTATGCGGCGCATTTCCGAGAAATCGCGCTGCTCGGCTTGCACACCCATCTAAATCTGACCTTTGCGCACCTCACCGCCCTGCATCGGCGCTTCAACCTGATCGACGAGAAGGAGACGGATGTGCTGCGCGATCTGGAGGTTGCATTGCGCCTCACCGACGACACCAGCGGCCAGGACTCGTCCTCGTCGGTGCACGagcactcctcctcctcatcctcgccGCCAGTCGtcgcagccacagcaacagccgctGGTGCCTCCGGCTGCACcgagcagcatcagcagcatcagcatcagcagcagcacaacaatagcagcagcaccagcaacagcacctCCCCCGCGGAGGCGCTGCACGTCAATTCAcaaagcaacagccacagcaacagccacaccACAACCGCCTCGGCGTCAGCCTCCCTCATCGACGGGGACTCTGCGGCGCCGCCCATCTGCACCCAGCCGGAGGCGGGAGCGGGCTGCAAGCCGGCCGGCAGCAGTGGCCTGCTGGGCGGCATACTGGGCGACCTGACCAGCGGCGAATTCGGTGATACTACGCGGTACTGCACCTCGGCGGTTCCACAGGCGGCGGCGTCGTCGTCAGCGTCTGCGGCGGGACCAGGAGCGGACGGCGCTGCCTCAGCGGCCCTGAACAATGGCGCGGGCGCATTACATTTAAACTTTagcaacaataataacaataaccaCAATCTGAACCACTTGaaccatcaccaccaccatcaccaccaccagcaccatcaccagcaccaCCCACACGGGCATCACGGCCACCAGGGCCACCAGGGCCACCAAGGCCACCAAGGCCACCAGGGGCATCATCAGGCGCCGGCGTCCACAACTGTGCCGCACAGTGGCCTCATACAGTGCAATGCGGCGGGCGCTGTGGGTGCGTCCGCAGGCGGTGGTGGCAATGCGGTGAGTGCCGCCACCGGGGGTGCCACATCCGCGTCCTCAACGGCATAG
- the Mob2 gene encoding MOB kinase activator-like 2 isoform X1 — translation MMLRAPTQHIVELGFGTKTPTTTTTTTSAATAAAAAAAAASGKQQHRSKTSLLQKLRQQQQKLQRQLTSPHGEAEAEAEAEYYFQQQRQRQQQAPSPHSSDKCLLLLAATIAGGEEALPLKTKKKKESCSYNLAAALRRHKKPKTATTIVATATATSPVAPTATAAAAAAAATSTDDDDSCRSISSGSSLSNSCINHHSSTPYRDTSGNNNNYLSNYNCKTSEQQQTAAAAAWKATTQQQQQQQQQQQLLINRSGSGNNSSSSGPTSIMSPTSQAPTRTSLFDSCHRKIRLIGGGPVAFLGGLVAKARRKERDGDQNSTDTKLYLEESVLERKLPEADLKALVDLPAGLDYNEWLASHTLALFEHVNLVYGTISEFCTQSGCADMTGPGNRTYLWFDEKGKKTRVAAPQYIDYVMTFTQKTVSDESIFPTKYANEFPGSFESIARKILRLQFHVIAHLYAAHFREIALLGLHTHLNLTFAHLTALHRRFNLIDEKETDVLRDLEVALRLTDDTSGQDSSSSVHEHSSSSSSPPVVAATATAAGASGCTEQHQQHQHQQQHNNSSSTSNSTSPAEALHVNSQSNSHSNSHTTTASASASLIDGDSAAPPICTQPEAGAGCKPAGSSGLLGGILGDLTSGEFGDTTRYCTSAVPQAAASSSASAAGPGADGAASAALNNGAGALHLNFSNNNNNNHNLNHLNHHHHHHHHQHHHQHHPHGHHGHQGHQGHQGHQGHQGHHQAPASTTVPHSGLIQCNAAGAVGASAGGGGNAVSAATGGATSASSTA, via the exons ATGATGTTGAGAGCGCCCACACAGCACATCGTGGAACTCGGCTTCGGAACGAAaaccccaacaacaacgacgacgacgacgtcagcagcgacagcggcagcggcagcggcagcagcagccagcggaaagcagcagcatcgcAGCAAGACATCTCTGTTGCAAAAGctcaggcagcagcagcaaaagctcCAACGACAGCTGACATCGCCACacggagaggcagaggccgaggcagaagcagaatatTATttccagcagcagaggcagcggcagcaacaggcaCCTTCGCCACACTCGAGCGACAAGTGTCTTCTGTTGCTGGCGGCGACCATCGCAGGCGGAGAGGAGGCATTGCCGCTGAAgaccaagaagaagaaggagtcCTGCAGCTACAATCTAGCAGCAGCCCTAAGGCGCCACAAGAAGCCAAAGACAGCGACAACGATAgtcgccacagccacagccacatcacCAGTGGcaccaacagcaacggcagcggcagcggcggcagcggcaacctcaacagacgacgacgacagttgtcgcagcatcagcagcggcagcagtctCTCAAACAGTTGCATTAACCATCATAGCAGCACGCCTTATAGAGACAcaagtggcaacaacaacaactacctAAGTAATTACAATTGCAAAACCAGcgagcaacagcaaacagcagcagcagcagcgtggaAAGCAacaacacagcaacaacaacagcaacaacaacaacaacagctgctcATTAACAGGTCAGgaagcggcaacaacagcagcagcagtggcccCACATCGATCATGTCACCCACATCGCAGGCGCCCACCCGAACCTCGCTCTTCGATTCCTGCCACCGCAAGATCCGCCTCATAGGCGGCGGTCCAGTGGCCTTTCTCGGCGGCCTCGTTGC CAAGGCCCGTCGCAAAGAACGCGATGGCGATCAAAATTCAACAGACACCAAACTGTATTTGGAGGAGAGTGTCCTAGAACGTAAATTACCTGAAGCTGATCTCAAAGCCTTGGTGGATCTACCCGCAGGCTTGGACTACAATGAATGGCTGGCGTCACACA CCCTGGCTCTCTTCGAGCATGTAAATCTGGTATACGGAACTATTAGTGAATTTTGTACACAATCCGGTTGCGCAGACATGACTGGACCTGGCAACAG AACGTACTTATGGTTCGACGAGAAGGGCAAGAAGACGCGCGTGGCGGCGCCCCAGTACATCGACTACGTGATGACGTTCACGCAGAAGACGGTCAGCGATGAGTCGATATTCCCAACCAAATACGCGAACGAGTTCCCCGGCTCGTTCGAGTCGATCGCGCGGAAGATCCTACGCTTGCAATTCCATGTGATAGCGCATCTGTATGCGGCGCATTTCCGAGAAATCGCGCTGCTCGGCTTGCACACCCATCTAAATCTGACCTTTGCGCACCTCACCGCCCTGCATCGGCGCTTCAACCTGATCGACGAGAAGGAGACGGATGTGCTGCGCGATCTGGAGGTTGCATTGCGCCTCACCGACGACACCAGCGGCCAGGACTCGTCCTCGTCGGTGCACGagcactcctcctcctcatcctcgccGCCAGTCGtcgcagccacagcaacagccgctGGTGCCTCCGGCTGCACcgagcagcatcagcagcatcagcatcagcagcagcacaacaatagcagcagcaccagcaacagcacctCCCCCGCGGAGGCGCTGCACGTCAATTCAcaaagcaacagccacagcaacagccacaccACAACCGCCTCGGCGTCAGCCTCCCTCATCGACGGGGACTCTGCGGCGCCGCCCATCTGCACCCAGCCGGAGGCGGGAGCGGGCTGCAAGCCGGCCGGCAGCAGTGGCCTGCTGGGCGGCATACTGGGCGACCTGACCAGCGGCGAATTCGGTGATACTACGCGGTACTGCACCTCGGCGGTTCCACAGGCGGCGGCGTCGTCGTCAGCGTCTGCGGCGGGACCAGGAGCGGACGGCGCTGCCTCAGCGGCCCTGAACAATGGCGCGGGCGCATTACATTTAAACTTTagcaacaataataacaataaccaCAATCTGAACCACTTGaaccatcaccaccaccatcaccaccaccagcaccatcaccagcaccaCCCACACGGGCATCACGGCCACCAGGGCCACCAGGGCCACCAAGGCCACCAAGGCCACCAGGGGCATCATCAGGCGCCGGCGTCCACAACTGTGCCGCACAGTGGCCTCATACAGTGCAATGCGGCGGGCGCTGTGGGTGCGTCCGCAGGCGGTGGTGGCAATGCGGTGAGTGCCGCCACCGGGGGTGCCACATCCGCGTCCTCAACGGCATAG